A single window of Nicotiana sylvestris chromosome 5, ASM39365v2, whole genome shotgun sequence DNA harbors:
- the LOC104211953 gene encoding F-box/kelch-repeat protein At3g23880-like isoform X1, which produces MKKSVANTKKANLFNQIITSSRGDSIQKFNHISKGKSVSNNAIEQMDIVDQAMGIQFEEDIVMEILARLPVRYLFQFTCVSKLWKASISDPYFKKKHLNHAKNDRSSQKLLISPKCRFKDHICSFYSSSLSSLQVVVDEQTLYWPSNHKPVGSTIYCCCDGLVLLATIDGLGRHLLLWNPSTRESIELPHPESPFNDCVCGIGYDSTSDDYKIVAINLDACIDQDVSVEILALKSGSWRKICKYPIGIHRVSGGAMDCGMDSLAFVHGAFHWVGLSRCSTIISLNISSEVYGEIPLIEQMCNTYNAKFIDQGVLVLGGMLCFYYTYYRFSRYVPFKLWVMKDYGVKESWTELHTIQGYDLFFSARPLYMFADGEVLLRCRHFQYFGSVYRTSKGPFEVPPQCPTFMKGLVYTESLISPKSLI; this is translated from the exons ATGAAGAAATCCGTTGCTAATACAAAAAAGGCTAATCTTTTCAATCAGATTATTACTagcagtagaggagattccatcCAAAAGTTTAATCACATCTCCAAAG GGAAGAGCGTGTCAAATAATGCTATAGAGCAGATGGATATTGTTGATCAG GCCATGGGAATCCAATTCGAGGAGGACATAGTTATGGAGATCCTCGCCAGGTTACCCGTGCGGTATCTCTTTCAATTCACATGCGTTTCGAAATTGTGGAAGGCATCAATCTCTGATCCATACTTTAAGAAGAAGCATCTCAATCATGCCAAGAATGACCGAAGTTCTCAAAAACTTCTTATTAGCCCAAAGTGCAGGTTTAAGGATCATATTTGTAGCTTCTATTCTTCTTCTTTATCGTCACTTCAAGTTGTTGTGGATGAACAAACACTTTATTGGCCTTCAAACCACAAACCAGTGGGTTCCACAATCTACTGTTGTTGTGATGGGTTGGTTCTTCTGGCAACTATTGATGGACTCGGTAGACACCTTTTGCTGTGGAACCCCTCCACAAGAGAATCAATAGAACTTCCCCATCCAGAATCTCCATTTAATGATTGTGTATGCGGGATTGGATATGATTCTACTAGTGACGACTATAAGATCGTTGCGATTAACCTAGACGCGTGCATCGATCAGGATGTATCTGTTGAAATTCTTGCGCTAAAAAGTGGTTCTTGGAGAAAAATTTGTAAATATCCTATTGGTATCCACCGTGTATCGGGTGGTGCTATGGATTGTGGTATGGATTCTTTGGCATTTGTACATGGAGCATTTCATTGGGTTGGTTTATCACGATGTTCTACTATCATTTCACTTAATATTTCAAGTGAGGTGTACGGAGAGATACCCTTGATAGAGCAAATGTGCAATACATACAACGCCAAGTTCATCGACCAGGGCGTTTTAGTATTGGGAGGAATGCTTTGTTTTTATTATACATATTACAGATTTAGTAGGTACGTCCCTTTTAAGTTGTGGGTAATGAAAGACTATGGTGTCAAGGAATCTTGGACTGAATTGCATACAATACAAGGCTATGACCTTTTTTTTTCAGCCAGACCGCTTTATATGTTTGCGGATGGTGAAGTGTTGCTACGCTGCAGACATTTTCAATATTTTGGTTCTGTATATAGGACATCcaaaggaccatttgaggtcccgCCTCAATGTCCTACCTTTATGAAAGGACTAGTTTATACAGAGAGTTTGATCTCTCCAAAATCACTTATTTGA
- the LOC104211953 gene encoding F-box/kelch-repeat protein At3g23880-like isoform X2 — translation MKKKNEIITSSRGDSIQKFNHISKGKSVSNNAIEQMDIVDQAMGIQFEEDIVMEILARLPVRYLFQFTCVSKLWKASISDPYFKKKHLNHAKNDRSSQKLLISPKCRFKDHICSFYSSSLSSLQVVVDEQTLYWPSNHKPVGSTIYCCCDGLVLLATIDGLGRHLLLWNPSTRESIELPHPESPFNDCVCGIGYDSTSDDYKIVAINLDACIDQDVSVEILALKSGSWRKICKYPIGIHRVSGGAMDCGMDSLAFVHGAFHWVGLSRCSTIISLNISSEVYGEIPLIEQMCNTYNAKFIDQGVLVLGGMLCFYYTYYRFSRYVPFKLWVMKDYGVKESWTELHTIQGYDLFFSARPLYMFADGEVLLRCRHFQYFGSVYRTSKGPFEVPPQCPTFMKGLVYTESLISPKSLI, via the exons atgaagaagaagaatgag ATTATTACTagcagtagaggagattccatcCAAAAGTTTAATCACATCTCCAAAG GGAAGAGCGTGTCAAATAATGCTATAGAGCAGATGGATATTGTTGATCAG GCCATGGGAATCCAATTCGAGGAGGACATAGTTATGGAGATCCTCGCCAGGTTACCCGTGCGGTATCTCTTTCAATTCACATGCGTTTCGAAATTGTGGAAGGCATCAATCTCTGATCCATACTTTAAGAAGAAGCATCTCAATCATGCCAAGAATGACCGAAGTTCTCAAAAACTTCTTATTAGCCCAAAGTGCAGGTTTAAGGATCATATTTGTAGCTTCTATTCTTCTTCTTTATCGTCACTTCAAGTTGTTGTGGATGAACAAACACTTTATTGGCCTTCAAACCACAAACCAGTGGGTTCCACAATCTACTGTTGTTGTGATGGGTTGGTTCTTCTGGCAACTATTGATGGACTCGGTAGACACCTTTTGCTGTGGAACCCCTCCACAAGAGAATCAATAGAACTTCCCCATCCAGAATCTCCATTTAATGATTGTGTATGCGGGATTGGATATGATTCTACTAGTGACGACTATAAGATCGTTGCGATTAACCTAGACGCGTGCATCGATCAGGATGTATCTGTTGAAATTCTTGCGCTAAAAAGTGGTTCTTGGAGAAAAATTTGTAAATATCCTATTGGTATCCACCGTGTATCGGGTGGTGCTATGGATTGTGGTATGGATTCTTTGGCATTTGTACATGGAGCATTTCATTGGGTTGGTTTATCACGATGTTCTACTATCATTTCACTTAATATTTCAAGTGAGGTGTACGGAGAGATACCCTTGATAGAGCAAATGTGCAATACATACAACGCCAAGTTCATCGACCAGGGCGTTTTAGTATTGGGAGGAATGCTTTGTTTTTATTATACATATTACAGATTTAGTAGGTACGTCCCTTTTAAGTTGTGGGTAATGAAAGACTATGGTGTCAAGGAATCTTGGACTGAATTGCATACAATACAAGGCTATGACCTTTTTTTTTCAGCCAGACCGCTTTATATGTTTGCGGATGGTGAAGTGTTGCTACGCTGCAGACATTTTCAATATTTTGGTTCTGTATATAGGACATCcaaaggaccatttgaggtcccgCCTCAATGTCCTACCTTTATGAAAGGACTAGTTTATACAGAGAGTTTGATCTCTCCAAAATCACTTATTTGA